Proteins encoded in a region of the Frondihabitans sp. 762G35 genome:
- a CDS encoding GlxA family transcriptional regulator: MLRSVAVLAVDGLAPFEFGVACEVFGIDRSDTGGPVFDFRVVTARPGTVSTSLGFTLQVADGLDRAADVDLVVVPAHGSGPVDPVYVDFLLRAHARGTTILSICSGAFVLAATGLLDGRRAATHWMHADELRRLHPAVTVDPEVLYVDEGSIVTSAGTAAGIDACLHLVRRELGAGAANAVARRMVVPAQRDGGQAQFIAVPIPERTPDSLARVTDWMLANLDREVTVDELARKALMSPRTFARRFRAEVGTTPGAWLNRQRLLRAQHLLEETDDTLEAIADATGFGSAAVLRHHFARVLQTTPTAYRRAFGERQRA, translated from the coding sequence ATGCTCCGTTCCGTCGCCGTCCTCGCCGTGGACGGACTCGCCCCGTTCGAGTTCGGCGTGGCCTGCGAGGTCTTCGGCATCGACCGGAGCGACACGGGCGGCCCCGTCTTCGACTTCCGCGTCGTCACGGCCCGGCCGGGCACGGTGTCGACGAGCCTCGGTTTCACGCTGCAGGTGGCCGACGGGCTCGACCGGGCCGCCGACGTCGACCTCGTGGTAGTGCCGGCCCACGGGAGCGGGCCGGTCGATCCCGTCTACGTCGACTTCCTCCTGCGGGCCCACGCGCGCGGCACGACGATCCTCAGCATCTGCAGCGGCGCGTTCGTGCTCGCGGCGACGGGACTCCTCGACGGTCGGCGCGCGGCCACGCACTGGATGCACGCCGACGAGCTGCGGCGCCTCCACCCCGCCGTGACGGTCGATCCCGAGGTGCTCTACGTCGACGAGGGCTCGATCGTGACGAGCGCGGGGACGGCGGCGGGCATCGACGCCTGCCTCCACCTCGTCCGTCGGGAGCTCGGCGCCGGAGCGGCGAACGCGGTCGCGCGGCGGATGGTCGTGCCGGCCCAGCGCGACGGCGGCCAGGCGCAGTTCATCGCCGTGCCGATCCCGGAGCGCACCCCCGACTCGCTCGCCCGGGTCACGGACTGGATGCTCGCGAACCTCGACCGCGAGGTGACGGTGGACGAGCTCGCGCGGAAGGCGCTCATGTCGCCGCGGACCTTCGCGCGACGGTTCCGGGCGGAGGTGGGCACGACGCCGGGCGCGTGGCTGAACCGCCAGCGGCTCCTGCGCGCCCAGCACCTGCTGGAGGAGACCGACGACACGCTCGAGGCCATCGCCGACGCCACCGGCTTCGGGTCGGCGGCCGTGCTGCGGCATCATTTCGCCCGGGTGCTCCAGACGACGCCGACGGCCTACCGCCGCGCCTTCGGGG